One window of the Camelina sativa cultivar DH55 chromosome 1, Cs, whole genome shotgun sequence genome contains the following:
- the LOC104701940 gene encoding myosin-13 isoform X2: MEVPPSGVDDMTTLAYLHEPGVLQNLKSRYDIDEIYTYTGSILIAINPFKQLPDLYNDHMMAQYKGASLGELSPHPFAVADAAYRQMINEGISQSILVSGESGAGKTETAKLLMKYLAKMGGRAVSDKRTVEDQVLESNPVLEAFGNAKTVKNNNSSRFGKFVEIQFDQRGRISGAAIRTYLLERSRVCKVSDPERNYHCFYMLCAAPPEDRRKLKLKDPTEFHYLNQSQCIKLEGVNDSKEYTKTREAMSIIGISLEEQEAIFRVVAAILHLGNIEFVTGEEPDSSVPKDKTHLKIAAELFMCDEQALEDSLCKREMVTPEETISRCLVPNDAALSRDALAKFVYARLFDWIVNKINNSIGQDPDSRNMIGVLDIYGFESFKTNSFEQFCINLTNEKLQQHFTAHVLKMEQDEYKKEEIEWRHIDFPDNRYVLELIEKKRGGIISLLDEACMLNSTHVKFSEKLYGTLKGNKYFSKPKLSPTDFTICHYAGDVTYQTEQFLEKNKDRVVAEHQALLGASRCTFIAGLFPPLMEDANKQSNSSSIASQFKQQLASLIEGLNTTEPHYIRCVKPNNLLKPSIFENQNILQQLRCGGVMETIRVCRAGFPTRKRFDEFLDRFGILASATVDKSSDEKAACKKLLETVGLKEYQIGKTKVFLKAGQMAELDDRRTEVLERAACIIQWKFRSYLTRKSFIMLCNAAIYIQAVYRGQVARHRFEDLRREAAALKIQKALRNHLERKRSYIEAVVTVQSGLRSMAARDVLRRKTKATTVIQSHCRRRLSELHYKKLKKAAITSQSAWRARLARKELRKLKMAARETGALQAAKSKLEKQVEELTWRLQLEKRTRVDVEERKNQENAKLQLALEEIQHQFKETKVSLLKEVEAAKRTAETVPVVKEVPVVNTELMEKLTSENAKLKSLVSSLEQKIDETEKKFEETKKISEERLKKALDAESKIDNLKTAMHNLEEKLKEVKFENTFLKESVLTTPVKTSSGRFLSTPVKNLKNGLHTSEESQFSGAEFTTPPKIQESGSDTKSRGSHIDPQHEDVDALINCVTKNVGFSQGKPVAAFTIYKCLLHWKSFEAEKTNVFDRLVQMIGSAIKYEDNDANLAYWLSNTSTLLFMLQQSLKSGGTGATPLRKSPSLVRWMTKGFRSPAAEAIRPVDAKDPALHFKQQLEAYVEKIIGIIWDNLKKELNTFVTLCIQAPKTFKGNALISITTAKYWQEIIECLDALLTTLKESFVPAVLIQKIFSQAFSLINVQLCNSLVTRPDNCSFINGEYLKSGLEKLEKWCSETKEEYAGSLWEELKHTRQAVGFLLIHKKYHISYDDIANDLCPNLQIQQHFKLCTLYKDEIYNTKSVSQDVIASMTGVMTDSSDFLLKEDSSNIISFSIDDLSSSMQDKDFAQVKPAEELVENPAFVFLQ; encoded by the exons ATGGAGGTTCCACCTTCTGGAGTTGACGATATGACAACGCTAGCATATTTACATGAACCAGGAGTCTTACAAAATTTGAAGTCAAGATATGATATAGACGAAATTTAT ACATACACAGGAAGTATTTTGATTGCGATAAACCCATTTAAACAACTACCAGATCTGTACAATGACCATATGATGGCACAATATAAAGGAGCTTCCTTGGGAGAATTGAGTCCCCATCCGTTTGCAGTTGCAGATGCAGCTTACAG ACAAATGATTAATGAGGGAATTAGTCAATCAATCTTGGTCAGTGGTGAAAGTGGAGCAGGGAAGACTGAGACTGCTAAATTGCTTATGAAATATCTTGCGAAAATGGGAGGTCGAGCTGTTTCTGACAAAAGGACTGTCGAAGATCAAGTTTTGGAG tCCAATCCTGTTCTAGAAGCATTTGGAAATGCGAAAACCGTAAAGAACAACAATTCAAG TCGATTTGGTAAATTCGTGGAGATTCAGTTTGATCAAAGGGGAAGGATATCAGGAGCTGCTATCAGGACTTATTTGCTAGAGAGATCACGGGTTTGTAAAGTGTCAGATCCTGAGAGAAACTATCACTGTTTTTACATGCTTTGTGCTGCACCGCCAGAG GacagaagaaaactaaaattaaaggATCCAACAGAATTCCATTATCTAAACCAATCTCAATGTATTAAGTTAGAGGGGGTAAATGATTCCAAGGAGTATACTAAAACCCGAGAAGCAATGAGCATTATTGGGATAAGTTTAGAGGAACAG GAAGCAATATTCCGAGTTGTGGCAGCTATTCTTCATCTAGGTAATATAGAATTTGTTACAGGAGAAGAACCAGACTCGTCTGTTCCAAAAGACAAGACACACCTGAAGATTGCTGCTGAGCTTTTCAT GTGCGATGAACAAGCACTGGAAGATTCTCTTTGTAAACGTGAAATGGTGACACCTGAAGAAACAATTTCCAGATGTCTGGTTCCAAATGATGCAGCACTCAGCAGAGATGCCTTGGCAAAATTTGTATACGCAAGATTGTTTGATTG GATCGTAAACAAGATCAATAATTCAATTGGGCAAGATCCTGACTCAAGAAACATGATTGGAGTGCTGGATATATATGGATTTGAGAGTTTCAAGACAAACAG TTTCGAGCAATTTTGCATCAATTTGACAAATGAGAAACTTCAGCAACATTTTACTGCG CATGTCTTGAAAATGGAACAAGACGagtacaagaaagaagaaattgagTGGAGACACATTGATTTCCCTGATAATCGATATGTTTTGGAACTTATTGAAAAG AAACGTGGTGGAATTATTTCTCTTCTGGACGAGGCTTG CATGTTAAATTCAACACATGTAAAATTTTCTGAAAAGCTGTACGGAACATTGAAAGGCAACAAGTACTTTAGCAAGCCAAAATTATCTCCAACTGACTTCACAATTTGCCACTATGCTGGTGAT GTCACTTATCAGACCGAGCAATTTCTGGAAAAGAACAAAGATCGTGTTGTTGCTGAGCATCAGGCTCTGCTAGGTGCTTCTAGGTGCACTTTTATTGCAGGTCTATTTCCTCCTTTAATGGAAGATGCTAACAAACAGTCAAATTCCTCTTCTATAGCTTCACAATTTAAG CAACAATTGGCATCATTGATTGAAGGTCTTAATACTACTGAGCCTCACTATATTCGTTGCGTGAAGCCCAATAATCTCCTTAAGCCTTCTATCTTTGAGAACCAAAATATTCTGCAACAGCTACGTTGTGGG GGTGTGATGGAGACAATCAGGGTTTGCCGTGCTGGATTTCCTACACGAAAACGTTTTGATGAATTCCTGGACAGATTTGGTATCCTAGCTTCTGCTACTGTAGATAAGAG TTCTGATGAGAAAGCAGCGTGCAAGAAACTTCTGGAGACAGTTGGACTCAAAGAATACCAG ATTGGAAAGACGAAGGTTTTCCTCAAGGCTGGGCAGATGGCTGAGTTAGATGATCGGAGGACTGAGGTTTTAGAAAGAGCAGCCTGCATTATCCAGTGGAAATTCCGCTCCTACCTGACCCGCAAAAGCTTTATTATGCTTTGCAACGCTGCAATATATATACAGGCTGTGTACAGAG GTCAAGTTGCTCGACATAGATTTGAGGATTTGCGCAGAGAGGCTGCTGCTTTGAAGATCCAGAAAGCTTTGCGGAACCACCTTGAGAGGAAGAGGTCTTACATAGAAGCTGTTGTTACAGTTCAGTCAGGTTTGCGCAGTATGGCTGCTCGTGACGTACTGCGAAGGAAGACCAAGGCCACAACTGTTATTCAG AGCCATTGCCGTAGACGCCTGTCCGAGTTGCACTACAAGAAGCTGAAGAAAGCAGCAATTACGTCACAAAGTGCATGGAGAGCAAGGCTAGCCCGTAAAGAATTGCGAAAGCTTAAGATG GCTGCAAGGGAAACTGGAGCCCTTCAAGCTGCGAAGAGTAAGCTTGAGAAGCAAGTGGAAGAACTCACATGGAGACTACAGCTAGAGAAACGCACTAGG GTGGAcgtggaagaaagaaaaaatcaagaaaatgcaAAACTGCAACTAGCGTTGGAAGAAATACAACACCAGTTCAAGGAAACCAAAGTGTCGCTCTTAAAGGAAGTGGAAGCTGCAAAAAGGACTGCAGAAACTGTTCCTGTTGTAAAGGAGGTTCCTGTTGTTAACACCGAGCTAATGGAGAAACTCACAAGTGAAAACGCAAAACTCAAG TCTCTGGTAAGTTCGCTGGAGCAGAAGATcgatgaaacagagaaaaaatttGAGGAGACAAAGAAAATTAGTGAGGAGAGGCTGAAGAAGGCTTTAGACGCTGAAAGCAAAATTGATAATTTGAAAACCGCCATGCACAA TCTCGAAGAGAAACTAAAGGAGGTGAAATTTGAGAATACCTTTTTGAAGGAATCTGTGTTGACCACTCCTGTTAAGACATCATCAGGACGTTTCCTCTCTACTCCAGTAAAG AACTTGAAAAATGGCCTTCACACTAGCGAAGAAAGTCAATTCAGT GGAGCGGAGTTTACAACACCGCCAAAGATACAAGAATCAGGATCTGACACTAAGTCAAGGGGATCCCATATTGATCCTCAACAT GAGGATGTTGATGCTCTTATCAACTGTGTCACAAAAAATGTGGGATTCAGCCAGGGGAAGCCTGTAGCGGCATTTACCATCTACAAATGTCTTCTTCATTGGAAATCATTTGAAgcagaaaaaacaaatgtgtttgATCGTCTTGTTCAAATGATTGGTTCTGCTATAAAG TATGAAGATAACGATGCTAATTTGGCATATTGGTTATCCAATACATCAACCTTATTATTCATGCTCCAACAAAGCCTGAAATCTGGAGGAACGGGGGCCACTCCACTTCGAAAGTCACCTTCCTTAGTCCGATGGATGACCAAG GGTTTCCGTTCTCCAGCGGCTGAAGCTATTCGACCAGTTGATGCCAAGGATCCAGCTTTGCATTTCAAGCAGCAACTTGAAGCATATGTTGAAAAGATTATTGGAATCATTTGGGATAACCTGAAAAAGGAGTTGAACACTTTCGTTACTCTCTGCATCCAG GCACCAAAAACATTTAAGGGGAATGCGCTAATATCTATAACCACTGCTAAATACTGGCAAGAGATCATTGAATGCCTAGATGCACTGCTAACCACACTAAAAGAGAGCTTT GTTCCTGCGGTTCTTATTCAAAAGATATTCTCTCAGGCTTTCTCACTCATCAATGTCCAACTATGTAACAG CCTTGTCACACGACCAGATAACTGTTCATTTATCAATGGAGAATATCTAAAATCTGGTTTAGAAAAGTTAGAGAAATGGTGTTCCGAGACAAAAGAAGAG TATGCTGGCTCATTATGGGAGGAACTCAAACATACCAGACAAGCTGTTGGATTCTTG CTCATCCATAAGAAATACCACATCTCGTACGATGACATTGCAAATGATCTGTGTCCA AACCTTCAAATACAGCAGCATTTCAAACTATGTACTCTGTACAAGGATGAAATCTACAACACAAAGAGTGTTTCCCAAGAT GTAATTGCAAGCATGACAGGAGTTATGACAGACAGCAGCGACTTCCTGTTAAAAGAGGATTCTAG CAACATCATATCCTTCTCGATCGATGACTTATCAAGTTCAATGCAAGATAAGGACTTCGCCCAAGTGAAACCAGCTGAGGAACTTGTGGAGAATCCAGCTTTCGTTTTCTTACAATAG
- the LOC104701940 gene encoding myosin-13 isoform X1, which yields MACSTVKAGSIIWVQDPEEAWLDGEVVEVHVEDIKVQCTSGKTVVVKVSNTHPKDMEVPPSGVDDMTTLAYLHEPGVLQNLKSRYDIDEIYTYTGSILIAINPFKQLPDLYNDHMMAQYKGASLGELSPHPFAVADAAYRQMINEGISQSILVSGESGAGKTETAKLLMKYLAKMGGRAVSDKRTVEDQVLESNPVLEAFGNAKTVKNNNSSRFGKFVEIQFDQRGRISGAAIRTYLLERSRVCKVSDPERNYHCFYMLCAAPPEDRRKLKLKDPTEFHYLNQSQCIKLEGVNDSKEYTKTREAMSIIGISLEEQEAIFRVVAAILHLGNIEFVTGEEPDSSVPKDKTHLKIAAELFMCDEQALEDSLCKREMVTPEETISRCLVPNDAALSRDALAKFVYARLFDWIVNKINNSIGQDPDSRNMIGVLDIYGFESFKTNSFEQFCINLTNEKLQQHFTAHVLKMEQDEYKKEEIEWRHIDFPDNRYVLELIEKKRGGIISLLDEACMLNSTHVKFSEKLYGTLKGNKYFSKPKLSPTDFTICHYAGDVTYQTEQFLEKNKDRVVAEHQALLGASRCTFIAGLFPPLMEDANKQSNSSSIASQFKQQLASLIEGLNTTEPHYIRCVKPNNLLKPSIFENQNILQQLRCGGVMETIRVCRAGFPTRKRFDEFLDRFGILASATVDKSSDEKAACKKLLETVGLKEYQIGKTKVFLKAGQMAELDDRRTEVLERAACIIQWKFRSYLTRKSFIMLCNAAIYIQAVYRGQVARHRFEDLRREAAALKIQKALRNHLERKRSYIEAVVTVQSGLRSMAARDVLRRKTKATTVIQSHCRRRLSELHYKKLKKAAITSQSAWRARLARKELRKLKMAARETGALQAAKSKLEKQVEELTWRLQLEKRTRVDVEERKNQENAKLQLALEEIQHQFKETKVSLLKEVEAAKRTAETVPVVKEVPVVNTELMEKLTSENAKLKSLVSSLEQKIDETEKKFEETKKISEERLKKALDAESKIDNLKTAMHNLEEKLKEVKFENTFLKESVLTTPVKTSSGRFLSTPVKNLKNGLHTSEESQFSGAEFTTPPKIQESGSDTKSRGSHIDPQHEDVDALINCVTKNVGFSQGKPVAAFTIYKCLLHWKSFEAEKTNVFDRLVQMIGSAIKYEDNDANLAYWLSNTSTLLFMLQQSLKSGGTGATPLRKSPSLVRWMTKGFRSPAAEAIRPVDAKDPALHFKQQLEAYVEKIIGIIWDNLKKELNTFVTLCIQAPKTFKGNALISITTAKYWQEIIECLDALLTTLKESFVPAVLIQKIFSQAFSLINVQLCNSLVTRPDNCSFINGEYLKSGLEKLEKWCSETKEEYAGSLWEELKHTRQAVGFLLIHKKYHISYDDIANDLCPNLQIQQHFKLCTLYKDEIYNTKSVSQDVIASMTGVMTDSSDFLLKEDSSNIISFSIDDLSSSMQDKDFAQVKPAEELVENPAFVFLQ from the exons ATG GCTTGTTCTACAGTTAAAGCTGGCTCGATTATTTGGGTGCAAGATCCGGAGGAGGCATGGTTAGATGGTGAAGTTGTTGAGGTTCATGTAGAAGATATAAAGGTCCAATGTACATCAGGGAAGACG gttgttGTCAAAGTTTCAAACACACATCCAAAAGATATGGAGGTTCCACCTTCTGGAGTTGACGATATGACAACGCTAGCATATTTACATGAACCAGGAGTCTTACAAAATTTGAAGTCAAGATATGATATAGACGAAATTTAT ACATACACAGGAAGTATTTTGATTGCGATAAACCCATTTAAACAACTACCAGATCTGTACAATGACCATATGATGGCACAATATAAAGGAGCTTCCTTGGGAGAATTGAGTCCCCATCCGTTTGCAGTTGCAGATGCAGCTTACAG ACAAATGATTAATGAGGGAATTAGTCAATCAATCTTGGTCAGTGGTGAAAGTGGAGCAGGGAAGACTGAGACTGCTAAATTGCTTATGAAATATCTTGCGAAAATGGGAGGTCGAGCTGTTTCTGACAAAAGGACTGTCGAAGATCAAGTTTTGGAG tCCAATCCTGTTCTAGAAGCATTTGGAAATGCGAAAACCGTAAAGAACAACAATTCAAG TCGATTTGGTAAATTCGTGGAGATTCAGTTTGATCAAAGGGGAAGGATATCAGGAGCTGCTATCAGGACTTATTTGCTAGAGAGATCACGGGTTTGTAAAGTGTCAGATCCTGAGAGAAACTATCACTGTTTTTACATGCTTTGTGCTGCACCGCCAGAG GacagaagaaaactaaaattaaaggATCCAACAGAATTCCATTATCTAAACCAATCTCAATGTATTAAGTTAGAGGGGGTAAATGATTCCAAGGAGTATACTAAAACCCGAGAAGCAATGAGCATTATTGGGATAAGTTTAGAGGAACAG GAAGCAATATTCCGAGTTGTGGCAGCTATTCTTCATCTAGGTAATATAGAATTTGTTACAGGAGAAGAACCAGACTCGTCTGTTCCAAAAGACAAGACACACCTGAAGATTGCTGCTGAGCTTTTCAT GTGCGATGAACAAGCACTGGAAGATTCTCTTTGTAAACGTGAAATGGTGACACCTGAAGAAACAATTTCCAGATGTCTGGTTCCAAATGATGCAGCACTCAGCAGAGATGCCTTGGCAAAATTTGTATACGCAAGATTGTTTGATTG GATCGTAAACAAGATCAATAATTCAATTGGGCAAGATCCTGACTCAAGAAACATGATTGGAGTGCTGGATATATATGGATTTGAGAGTTTCAAGACAAACAG TTTCGAGCAATTTTGCATCAATTTGACAAATGAGAAACTTCAGCAACATTTTACTGCG CATGTCTTGAAAATGGAACAAGACGagtacaagaaagaagaaattgagTGGAGACACATTGATTTCCCTGATAATCGATATGTTTTGGAACTTATTGAAAAG AAACGTGGTGGAATTATTTCTCTTCTGGACGAGGCTTG CATGTTAAATTCAACACATGTAAAATTTTCTGAAAAGCTGTACGGAACATTGAAAGGCAACAAGTACTTTAGCAAGCCAAAATTATCTCCAACTGACTTCACAATTTGCCACTATGCTGGTGAT GTCACTTATCAGACCGAGCAATTTCTGGAAAAGAACAAAGATCGTGTTGTTGCTGAGCATCAGGCTCTGCTAGGTGCTTCTAGGTGCACTTTTATTGCAGGTCTATTTCCTCCTTTAATGGAAGATGCTAACAAACAGTCAAATTCCTCTTCTATAGCTTCACAATTTAAG CAACAATTGGCATCATTGATTGAAGGTCTTAATACTACTGAGCCTCACTATATTCGTTGCGTGAAGCCCAATAATCTCCTTAAGCCTTCTATCTTTGAGAACCAAAATATTCTGCAACAGCTACGTTGTGGG GGTGTGATGGAGACAATCAGGGTTTGCCGTGCTGGATTTCCTACACGAAAACGTTTTGATGAATTCCTGGACAGATTTGGTATCCTAGCTTCTGCTACTGTAGATAAGAG TTCTGATGAGAAAGCAGCGTGCAAGAAACTTCTGGAGACAGTTGGACTCAAAGAATACCAG ATTGGAAAGACGAAGGTTTTCCTCAAGGCTGGGCAGATGGCTGAGTTAGATGATCGGAGGACTGAGGTTTTAGAAAGAGCAGCCTGCATTATCCAGTGGAAATTCCGCTCCTACCTGACCCGCAAAAGCTTTATTATGCTTTGCAACGCTGCAATATATATACAGGCTGTGTACAGAG GTCAAGTTGCTCGACATAGATTTGAGGATTTGCGCAGAGAGGCTGCTGCTTTGAAGATCCAGAAAGCTTTGCGGAACCACCTTGAGAGGAAGAGGTCTTACATAGAAGCTGTTGTTACAGTTCAGTCAGGTTTGCGCAGTATGGCTGCTCGTGACGTACTGCGAAGGAAGACCAAGGCCACAACTGTTATTCAG AGCCATTGCCGTAGACGCCTGTCCGAGTTGCACTACAAGAAGCTGAAGAAAGCAGCAATTACGTCACAAAGTGCATGGAGAGCAAGGCTAGCCCGTAAAGAATTGCGAAAGCTTAAGATG GCTGCAAGGGAAACTGGAGCCCTTCAAGCTGCGAAGAGTAAGCTTGAGAAGCAAGTGGAAGAACTCACATGGAGACTACAGCTAGAGAAACGCACTAGG GTGGAcgtggaagaaagaaaaaatcaagaaaatgcaAAACTGCAACTAGCGTTGGAAGAAATACAACACCAGTTCAAGGAAACCAAAGTGTCGCTCTTAAAGGAAGTGGAAGCTGCAAAAAGGACTGCAGAAACTGTTCCTGTTGTAAAGGAGGTTCCTGTTGTTAACACCGAGCTAATGGAGAAACTCACAAGTGAAAACGCAAAACTCAAG TCTCTGGTAAGTTCGCTGGAGCAGAAGATcgatgaaacagagaaaaaatttGAGGAGACAAAGAAAATTAGTGAGGAGAGGCTGAAGAAGGCTTTAGACGCTGAAAGCAAAATTGATAATTTGAAAACCGCCATGCACAA TCTCGAAGAGAAACTAAAGGAGGTGAAATTTGAGAATACCTTTTTGAAGGAATCTGTGTTGACCACTCCTGTTAAGACATCATCAGGACGTTTCCTCTCTACTCCAGTAAAG AACTTGAAAAATGGCCTTCACACTAGCGAAGAAAGTCAATTCAGT GGAGCGGAGTTTACAACACCGCCAAAGATACAAGAATCAGGATCTGACACTAAGTCAAGGGGATCCCATATTGATCCTCAACAT GAGGATGTTGATGCTCTTATCAACTGTGTCACAAAAAATGTGGGATTCAGCCAGGGGAAGCCTGTAGCGGCATTTACCATCTACAAATGTCTTCTTCATTGGAAATCATTTGAAgcagaaaaaacaaatgtgtttgATCGTCTTGTTCAAATGATTGGTTCTGCTATAAAG TATGAAGATAACGATGCTAATTTGGCATATTGGTTATCCAATACATCAACCTTATTATTCATGCTCCAACAAAGCCTGAAATCTGGAGGAACGGGGGCCACTCCACTTCGAAAGTCACCTTCCTTAGTCCGATGGATGACCAAG GGTTTCCGTTCTCCAGCGGCTGAAGCTATTCGACCAGTTGATGCCAAGGATCCAGCTTTGCATTTCAAGCAGCAACTTGAAGCATATGTTGAAAAGATTATTGGAATCATTTGGGATAACCTGAAAAAGGAGTTGAACACTTTCGTTACTCTCTGCATCCAG GCACCAAAAACATTTAAGGGGAATGCGCTAATATCTATAACCACTGCTAAATACTGGCAAGAGATCATTGAATGCCTAGATGCACTGCTAACCACACTAAAAGAGAGCTTT GTTCCTGCGGTTCTTATTCAAAAGATATTCTCTCAGGCTTTCTCACTCATCAATGTCCAACTATGTAACAG CCTTGTCACACGACCAGATAACTGTTCATTTATCAATGGAGAATATCTAAAATCTGGTTTAGAAAAGTTAGAGAAATGGTGTTCCGAGACAAAAGAAGAG TATGCTGGCTCATTATGGGAGGAACTCAAACATACCAGACAAGCTGTTGGATTCTTG CTCATCCATAAGAAATACCACATCTCGTACGATGACATTGCAAATGATCTGTGTCCA AACCTTCAAATACAGCAGCATTTCAAACTATGTACTCTGTACAAGGATGAAATCTACAACACAAAGAGTGTTTCCCAAGAT GTAATTGCAAGCATGACAGGAGTTATGACAGACAGCAGCGACTTCCTGTTAAAAGAGGATTCTAG CAACATCATATCCTTCTCGATCGATGACTTATCAAGTTCAATGCAAGATAAGGACTTCGCCCAAGTGAAACCAGCTGAGGAACTTGTGGAGAATCCAGCTTTCGTTTTCTTACAATAG